In Suttonella indologenes, one genomic interval encodes:
- the denD gene encoding D-erythronate dehydrogenase, whose translation MNIIITGGQGFLGQRLAKTLLSQDKIKIEELVLIDVIKPIAPNNDPRVRCIEMDLRNPEGLDAIITKNTDAIFHLAAIVSSHAEQDPDLGYEINFLATRNLLEVCRRIKPSIRFIFSSSLAVFGGELPDVIQNATALTPQSTYGTQKAMSELLINDYSRKGFVDGLVVRLPTICIRPGKPNKAASSFVSSIIREPLHGENAICPVSEDLLLWLSSPNTIVENFIHALTLPSLPPRSWHVINLPGFMVSVKQMLADLAHIKGEEILEKITFEFDENINNIVASWPVEINCAQAQALGFKADADFASVIKQFIQFDMK comes from the coding sequence ATGAACATTATTATCACTGGCGGACAAGGATTTTTAGGCCAACGTTTGGCGAAAACGCTCTTGTCTCAAGACAAGATTAAGATTGAAGAATTGGTCTTAATCGATGTCATCAAACCGATTGCGCCCAATAATGATCCGCGAGTCCGCTGCATTGAAATGGATTTGCGCAATCCGGAAGGTTTAGATGCCATTATCACGAAAAATACCGATGCCATTTTCCATTTGGCGGCGATTGTCAGCAGCCATGCCGAACAAGATCCGGATTTGGGCTATGAAATCAATTTTCTCGCCACACGCAATTTGCTCGAAGTCTGTCGTCGTATCAAGCCCTCTATCCGCTTTATCTTCTCCAGTTCTTTAGCCGTATTCGGCGGCGAATTGCCCGATGTGATTCAAAACGCTACCGCGCTTACCCCGCAATCAACTTACGGCACGCAAAAGGCGATGAGCGAATTGCTGATTAACGATTACAGCCGCAAAGGCTTTGTTGACGGTTTGGTCGTACGCCTGCCCACTATTTGCATCCGCCCCGGCAAACCGAACAAAGCCGCCTCCTCTTTCGTCAGCAGCATCATACGCGAGCCTTTGCACGGCGAAAATGCCATCTGTCCGGTATCGGAGGATTTATTGCTGTGGCTATCCAGTCCCAACACGATTGTCGAGAATTTTATTCACGCGCTAACGCTGCCATCTCTACCGCCGCGCAGCTGGCATGTGATTAATTTGCCCGGTTTTATGGTCAGCGTCAAACAAATGCTGGCGGATTTGGCCCATATCAAAGGAGAGGAAATTTTAGAAAAAATCACGTTCGAGTTCGACGAAAACATCAATAACATCGTTGCCAGTTGGCCGGTAGAAATCAATTGTGCGCAAGCACAGGCACTCGGTTTTAAAGCTGATGCCGATTTCGCCAGTGTCATCAAGCAGTTTATTCAATTTGACATGAAATAA
- the otnI gene encoding 2-oxo-tetronate isomerase, which translates to MPKFAANLTMMFNEKPFLDRFEAAAKAGFKYVEYLWPYDYPAEELKAKLDQFGLKQVLFNTAAGDVSKGEWGLAAIPEREADARRDIDQALAYALALNCPTVHIMAGVVPEGADREAYKKTFIENILYAADKFKAQGINICLEALSPEVKPGYFLKSQYDTLEIVDLINKNNVFVQLDYFHAQNVDGNLARLTDKLKGKFSHVQIASVPDRHEPDEGEINYQFIFNKLDEMGYEGYIGCEYKPRGETNAGLEWFQAYK; encoded by the coding sequence ATGCCTAAATTTGCTGCGAATCTCACCATGATGTTTAACGAAAAACCTTTTTTGGACCGCTTTGAAGCAGCGGCTAAAGCGGGATTCAAATACGTCGAATATTTATGGCCTTACGACTACCCTGCTGAAGAACTAAAAGCCAAACTCGATCAATTCGGTTTGAAACAAGTTCTGTTTAATACTGCCGCAGGCGACGTATCCAAAGGGGAATGGGGATTAGCCGCCATTCCGGAACGCGAAGCGGATGCCCGCCGCGATATTGATCAAGCCCTGGCATACGCCCTCGCCCTCAACTGCCCTACCGTGCATATCATGGCAGGCGTCGTGCCTGAAGGCGCAGACCGGGAAGCCTATAAAAAAACCTTTATCGAAAATATTCTGTATGCGGCGGATAAATTCAAAGCCCAAGGCATCAATATCTGCTTAGAAGCATTAAGCCCTGAAGTCAAACCCGGATATTTTCTCAAAAGCCAATACGACACCTTGGAAATTGTCGATTTAATCAATAAAAACAATGTTTTTGTTCAACTGGACTATTTCCATGCGCAAAATGTTGACGGCAATCTCGCCCGTTTGACCGACAAACTCAAAGGCAAATTTTCACACGTCCAAATCGCTTCCGTGCCGGATCGCCATGAACCCGACGAAGGGGAAATCAATTACCAATTCATTTTTAATAAATTGGATGAAATGGGTTATGAAGGCTATATCGGTTGTGAATATAAACCGCGCGGAGAAACAAACGCAGGACTTGAATGGTTTCAAGCATATAAATAG
- a CDS encoding aldolase, which translates to MTELEQKELMVSLGRSFYERGYTVGGAGNLSVRLDEERILVTPTGSSLGRLQINRLSVIDSQGKVLSGDKPSKESVFHLEMYRRNPDCQAIVHLHSTYLTALSCLENLDYDNAIKAFTPYYVMRVGKLPVIPYYRPGSPHIATELGERALLGKAFLLANHGVVVTGSDLSDAADNAEELEETAKLFFILQGQKIRYLTDDEVKDLENRGK; encoded by the coding sequence ATGACTGAATTGGAACAAAAAGAATTAATGGTCAGCCTAGGGCGATCCTTTTATGAGCGCGGCTACACGGTAGGCGGCGCGGGAAATCTGTCCGTCCGCCTTGATGAAGAACGCATCTTGGTTACGCCGACCGGTTCTTCCTTAGGGCGCCTGCAAATCAATCGTTTATCCGTCATCGACAGCCAAGGCAAGGTATTGTCGGGCGACAAACCTTCCAAAGAATCGGTTTTTCATTTGGAAATGTATCGCCGCAATCCCGACTGCCAAGCCATCGTGCATTTACACAGCACTTATCTTACCGCACTGTCCTGTTTGGAAAATCTTGACTACGACAATGCCATCAAAGCCTTTACCCCCTACTACGTCATGCGCGTAGGAAAACTGCCTGTAATTCCTTATTACCGTCCCGGTTCGCCGCATATCGCTACGGAACTGGGCGAAAGAGCGCTGCTTGGCAAAGCTTTTCTCTTGGCGAATCACGGCGTCGTCGTTACGGGATCCGATCTTTCGGATGCGGCGGACAATGCCGAAGAATTGGAAGAAACAGCGAAATTATTCTTCATTCTTCAAGGACAAAAAATCCGTTATCTCACGGATGATGAAGTAAAAGATTTAGAAAACAGAGGAAAATGA